The genome window AAGCCAGCCCCTTCAAGAATTTTGCCAGCGAGTTGCACTGGCGCGGCAATAGGATCAATTTTACTCCCGGCGGAAACAGCTTTTTGGCCGATTGTTTCCATGGCTTTTCCAGCTGTCTGCACGCCCTTCCCCAACTCAGCAAGTTTGCCGGCATTAACCGCCTTTCCAGCCACTCCGGCCATCTTGCCGCCAAGACGCAGAGTGCCGCCCCCAATACCCAAAGCCGCACTGGCGTCCGCCAAAACGCCCACCGGGTCCTGCGCTATGCTCCGCTTCAAATTGTCCATGGATCCATAGCGGTCTTTAAAATAACTGTTAATGCTGTCAGCATATTGTGTGTATTCATTCTCCTTGCCTATAATTTTATTCCCGTACCCCAGCGCTGCTTTCCCCAAATTCTCGGCTGTTCCTGGCAAATCTTTGACGGCATCCAACAAATCCGAACCAAACTGTTTCGCCGACGGCTCCAAATTCTCCCCGATCCCATGCAATATCATTTTGGCGCTATAGTCGCGCTCCGATTCCGGGAGAGCCTGGAGACGTTCCCACTCCTCACTAAGATGTTTGTTTTTCTCCTTGCCGATATCTTCCAATTCCTTCATCCACGTTTCCATTGAATACGCCGGAGCTTGGTTGACGGATGCATCCGGCTCGTCACGGATAAAATCTATCGCAACCTCGGTCCCTTCCGGATACCCGTATCGCCTCCCGTCACGCCGGGGATCGCTTTCAGGCCACCCGAGTCCGCCGGGCAACTGGTACCCATACTGTTCCCCACCGTTCCCCCCGGACGGATCGCGCAGAAATCCGCCGCCCTGAGATGGGGCAGTACCGGACTCCATATCCGGAATGCCCTGTATGCCGCCGGAAGACGCGCCTTCCATGCCGCCGGTCCAGCGCGGGACGCTCATGCCGCCCTCCCCGCCGCCGAGCATGCTGCTCATGATGTTCTGCACCATGGACATGACGAACCCGCCCGCCATGCCGCCGGACATGCCTCCTCCCTGGCCCATCCCCCCGGCCCCATCCGCCATGCCGGGCATGCCGGACGCACCCTCGGCCAAACCCATGGCGTTCCCGGCCATCCCGCCGTTGCCCGCCATGCCGCCCATGCCGGTCGCCTGATCCTGCCGTAAAAGTTTAAGCCCCTCCGGATCTTCCGGTTTCGATGCATCCTTACTCGGTATTTTTACCATTTCTCCCCGGGGCGTTTTCTCCGGCAGTTGCGATTCATCGGGCTTTTCAACCCCGCCGCCGCCCTCATTCAGCTGGCGCGGGGCCTGGCCCACCGAAAGGTTGCCGCCTTGCGGCCCTTTGGAATTGTATGTCGGCAACTGCCAGGCGTCCCCGCCGTACCCCACGGCGGAGCCGTCGCCCAGGATGCCGATGCCCCGGCCAAGGGCCTCTTCCGCCCGCATCCGTTTTTCAAATTCCTCGTCCGATAACGGCATGGGCCGAGGACGGTATCGCTCTGCCATGTACTCCCCTGTATTGCCGGGCGGGGGCCTTCCCCCGCCCGGTTGTGCGCTGTTCCGTATTATCCGTTGCCCGTTTCCCGATTCCCGTTCCGCCGCGCAGAAGGACCTTCTCCCGCGCATCCACCGGCTCCGGCCCGGCGGCAGCGGAACGCGTCCTTACCCCAGACGGGCGGCCGCCCAGCGGCCCGGCCCCTTGTGGATCTGGGCTTCCCCTTCTCGCGCGTCCGCGCTCCTGGCCTCTTTCAGCCGGTCCCTGTACTGGGCGTCCAGCGATTGCGCGAGCGCCGTGGACGCCGTCGCGCCAAAGGCCATCATGGCGGCCAGTTTCAAGGCCAGGCAGTCGCGCAAGGACGCGTCAAAGAGGTTGGCGTCCTCAACGCGCGCCACGTAGGCGATCAAGAGCTCCGGCGCATCGGCCATGAGGCGGTCGCCCTCCACGGAAAACCGGGCCTCACCGGGTTCCGTACCCGCCAGCCGGAGGAAATCCGGCGGCAGCTGGTACTGGAACGCGAACCCGAAAACGGGCCGCGCGGCCAGCTTCGCCAGGCGGACGCGTTTCTGGGCGCATTTCCAGATATGGGAGCGGAGCACCCCGTCGCGCGCGCCGGGCCACATGCGCCTGGCCCGCGCGGCGTTGGGGCTGCGTTCCTCCATATTGATTATGGGCGCCTGGCCCAGGTAATCCAGGGCCGTGTTGACGATATCCACGACGGACGCGTTCATGGCTCACACTCCCACGAGAAAGACGGCGCTTTTTCCCGCCCCGCTTTTCCCCATGTTGACGATCACGACGTCGCCGGGCCGCATGCCGTAGCGCTCGCAGGCGGCGTCAAAAAAGCCGTTCTCCCTCACGGCGGTTTCGTCCGTTCCACGGGCGTCGTATTTCCAGATGCCGCAGCCGGTGCCGGTGAGGCGTTTGGCCTCGAAGCTTTTCCCCATACGGTTCTCCGCCATGCGCGCCTACTTGTTTTTGACGTGGAGGCAGACGATGCCGTCCTGGTCGATGGCAACGGCCCCGGCGGCGATCATGTTGTTGCACAGGTACGCGGCCTTCTCCGGCACGTAGTTGATTTCCGATTTCACGCCGTTGCCGTTTTCCGCAAGGCCCACGGCGCTTCGGTGGTACATGAGGCATTTGGTGGCGGCCGTCGCGCCGGTACCGGTCTTTTCCAGGCCGGTGTGCATCATCCACACGGTATTGAGCCAGCGTTTGGATTCCGTGCCCTTGAGCCAGGCGAAGTCGCCGTCGCCTACGTAATCCGCGTTGGCGAACTGCTCGATCTTGAGCAGCGCGTTCCACTGCTGCGGGCCGACGATGGCGAAGCGGTTGCCGTCATCCGGCACGGTGGCCTCGTTCAGCTGCGCGAAGGCTTCCAGGCAGTTGTCGAGGGTCAGCACCGCCGCGCCCGTGCCGAGAATCTGGCTCGCGGGCAGAGCTTTGAGGGCCGCCGCGATGATGATCTCGTCAATCTTGCGGCCCACGGCGTACCCGCCCGCCTGGGCCAGGGCCCGGCGCTCGTCGTGCTGGATTTTGAACTCGTCCAGCTTGTCCACGTAGTCCGGGGCGTACCAGTCCTGCAAAATCGCCTCGACCTGGGAGTGGTCCACGTTCATGGGCGTGACCATGCCGCCCCGCGTCTTCTGCGTGGCGACGCCCTTGCCGATCTTCATGAACTTGGTGGTGGACCCGACGACGCCGGACTTCACGCGGACCGTGTTGCGCAGGCGGCTGCCGCCTTCCTGGTACTGGACATGAACCTCGCCCTCGTACTGTGTGATAAACGTAGTGGAAACATCAGCCATTTTTTTCTCCTCGTTAAATGGTTGCTCGCCGGGGCCGGAGCCGGCGCGCGGGACGGGGACCGTCCAGTCTCAATGAGGATTTTCGTTCTCTGGCAAGGAAGGCGAGTTCCGGGCGGAGCGCGGTGTATATGGACATACACAAGCTTCGCACGGGACGAGCCTGACGCGGCCAGAGGGCGAAAAGACCATTGAGCCCCCCGCCCCTCGCGACGGTTCCCGCCTTACCGCTTCACCCGCGCGGCGAGCGCCTCGACCTTGCGTACGGCCGTGGGGTCGTTCCGGCGGTAAGCCTCGGACTGGATGACCCGGATCATCTCGGCCCTGGCGGCTTCTCCCACGGGCAACGCGCCTTTGGCCGCGCCCGTGAGGCGCATGGCGTCTTCCCCGACCATGCGGCCCACGGCATGGGCCATGCGGAGCACCAGGGGATGCGCGGAAAGCCCTTCGGCATCCAGCTCGTTCCCGATTTTCAGGAACCGCGCCCCGCGCCGGGCGATATCCACGTTCCGGGCCGTCTCGGCGGGCCAGAGACGGTTCACTGTTTCCGTAAGGCTGTGGTTATACGCCGCGTTGTCTTCCGCGATGCCGTCCGCGAGCACCTTGCCCACGGTGTCGAAGAGCGCCACGGCCTGGGTGTCCGTCAGTTTGCAGGCGTGGCAGACGTCCATGAACGCTTCCCGGTCCCCGTCCAGAAT of uncultured delta proteobacterium contains these proteins:
- a CDS encoding hypothetical protein (Evidence 5 : No homology to any previously reported sequences), with the translated sequence MDAREKVLLRGGTGIGKRATDNTEQRTTGRGKAPARQYRGVHGRAIPSSAHAVIGRGI
- a CDS encoding hypothetical protein (Evidence 5 : No homology to any previously reported sequences), whose product is MGKSFEAKRLTGTGCGIWKYDARGTDETAVRENGFFDAACERYGMRPGDVVIVNMGKSGAGKSAVFLVGV
- a CDS encoding conserved hypothetical protein (Evidence 4 : Homologs of previously reported genes of unknown function); the encoded protein is MADVSTTFITQYEGEVHVQYQEGGSRLRNTVRVKSGVVGSTTKFMKIGKGVATQKTRGGMVTPMNVDHSQVEAILQDWYAPDYVDKLDEFKIQHDERRALAQAGGYAVGRKIDEIIIAAALKALPASQILGTGAAVLTLDNCLEAFAQLNEATVPDDGNRFAIVGPQQWNALLKIEQFANADYVGDGDFAWLKGTESKRWLNTVWMMHTGLEKTGTGATAATKCLMYHRSAVGLAENGNGVKSEINYVPEKAAYLCNNMIAAGAVAIDQDGIVCLHVKNK
- a CDS encoding hypothetical protein (Evidence 5 : No homology to any previously reported sequences), with protein sequence MRGRRSFCAAERESGNGQRIIRNSAQPGGGRPPPGNTGEYMAERYRPRPMPLSDEEFEKRMRAEEALGRGIGILGDGSAVGYGGDAWQLPTYNSKGPQGGNLSVGQAPRQLNEGGGGVEKPDESQLPEKTPRGEMVKIPSKDASKPEDPEGLKLLRQDQATGMGGMAGNGGMAGNAMGLAEGASGMPGMADGAGGMGQGGGMSGGMAGGFVMSMVQNIMSSMLGGGEGGMSVPRWTGGMEGASSGGIQGIPDMESGTAPSQGGGFLRDPSGGNGGEQYGYQLPGGLGWPESDPRRDGRRYGYPEGTEVAIDFIRDEPDASVNQAPAYSMETWMKELEDIGKEKNKHLSEEWERLQALPESERDYSAKMILHGIGENLEPSAKQFGSDLLDAVKDLPGTAENLGKAALGYGNKIIGKENEYTQYADSINSYFKDRYGSMDNLKRSIAQDPVGVLADASAALGIGGGTLRLGGKMAGVAGKAVNAGKLAELGKGVQTAGKAMETIGQKAVSAGSKIDPIAAPVQLAGKILEGAGFNITDKIGVAKKYGTIGTTALSRLNTASQIGGTLKGVERKRLEEKEKKK
- a CDS encoding conserved hypothetical protein (Evidence 4 : Homologs of previously reported genes of unknown function) → MNASVVDIVNTALDYLGQAPIINMEERSPNAARARRMWPGARDGVLRSHIWKCAQKRVRLAKLAARPVFGFAFQYQLPPDFLRLAGTEPGEARFSVEGDRLMADAPELLIAYVARVEDANLFDASLRDCLALKLAAMMAFGATASTALAQSLDAQYRDRLKEARSADAREGEAQIHKGPGRWAAARLG
- a CDS encoding hypothetical protein (Evidence 5 : No homology to any previously reported sequences); amino-acid sequence: MDEFEGMTSTDAGTGPDDAAYGGNTNGSATGDGSAPDYGQGAGDSPGSGTPGTTGATPETRDGYVLPQTWAGEGVHEDIAARVSGILDGDREAFMDVCHACKLTDTQAVALFDTVGKVLADGIAEDNAAYNHSLTETVNRLWPAETARNVDIARRGARFLKIGNELDAEGLSAHPLVLRMAHAVGRMVGEDAMRLTGAAKGALPVGEAARAEMIRVIQSEAYRRNDPTAVRKVEALAARVKR